A single genomic interval of Flavobacteriales bacterium harbors:
- the kbl gene encoding glycine C-acetyltransferase, with translation MYGNMKAHLEQELQSIESSGLFKRERIITTPQGAAVKVNSGKEVLIFCANNYLGLSSHPKVVEAAHKTLDTHGYGMSSVRFICGTQDIHKELEHKIAHFLGTEDTILYAACFDANGGVFEPLLGEEDAIISDELNHASIIDGVRLCKAQRFRYKNCDMADLEEQLKKASGCRFKMIVTDGVFSMDGFVAPLDKICDLADKYNALVMVDESHATGFIGKTGRGSIELRNVIGRVDIITGTLGKALGGAMGGFTTGKKEIIEMLRQRSRPYLFSNSLAPHIVGASIAVFDMLSETTSLRDKLEWNINYFKDGVKKIGLDYKDGESAIVPIMLYDAKLAQDFASKMLEEGIYVTGFFYPVVPKGQARIRVQLSAAHEKEHLDKALAAFAKVGKELGVIK, from the coding sequence ATGTACGGAAACATGAAAGCTCATTTGGAGCAGGAATTACAAAGCATCGAATCCTCCGGATTGTTTAAGCGCGAACGAATTATTACCACTCCGCAGGGAGCAGCTGTAAAGGTGAATTCCGGGAAAGAAGTGCTTATTTTTTGTGCCAACAATTACCTCGGTTTGTCCTCTCACCCAAAAGTGGTGGAGGCTGCTCATAAAACCCTCGATACCCATGGATACGGAATGAGTTCTGTGCGTTTTATATGCGGAACACAGGATATTCATAAAGAACTGGAACATAAAATCGCACATTTTCTCGGGACCGAGGACACCATTCTCTACGCTGCTTGTTTCGATGCGAATGGTGGCGTTTTCGAACCTTTGCTGGGAGAAGAGGATGCAATTATTTCCGACGAATTAAATCACGCTTCCATCATCGACGGCGTTCGTTTGTGTAAGGCACAACGTTTTCGCTATAAGAATTGCGATATGGCTGACCTCGAAGAACAATTAAAGAAAGCTTCCGGATGTCGTTTTAAAATGATTGTAACCGATGGCGTTTTCTCCATGGATGGATTCGTAGCTCCATTGGATAAAATCTGTGACCTGGCCGATAAATACAATGCACTTGTAATGGTGGATGAATCGCATGCAACAGGATTCATTGGTAAAACCGGAAGAGGCTCCATCGAATTAAGAAATGTGATTGGACGTGTAGATATTATCACCGGTACATTAGGAAAAGCGCTCGGAGGAGCAATGGGTGGATTTACAACCGGTAAAAAAGAAATCATCGAAATGTTACGTCAGCGTTCACGTCCGTATTTATTCTCTAATTCGCTCGCTCCGCACATTGTTGGTGCAAGTATTGCAGTGTTCGATATGCTCAGCGAAACCACTTCACTGCGTGATAAGCTGGAATGGAACATCAACTATTTTAAAGACGGTGTAAAGAAAATCGGACTCGATTACAAAGACGGTGAATCAGCCATTGTGCCTATTATGTTGTACGATGCAAAACTGGCGCAGGATTTTGCTTCTAAAATGCTCGAAGAAGGAATATATGTTACCGGTTTCTTTTATCCGGTGGTTCCGAAAGGACAAGCACGTATTCGTGTTCAGCTTTCTGCTGCACATGAAAAAGAACACCTCGATAAAGCGCTTGCTGCATTTGCAAAAGTGGGCAAAGAGCTGGGAGTTATTAAATAA